A window of the Alnus glutinosa chromosome 4, dhAlnGlut1.1, whole genome shotgun sequence genome harbors these coding sequences:
- the LOC133867292 gene encoding transcription factor CYCLOIDEA-like — MYSSNSNNPISSSYSDQPFFQRPFLNDITSSTSSKQADPSPLSFFPFPSPFEDDDVFLQQLLHPQSLTETEANMVESNKNHISGQTVQLAQQIPRKRCSKRDRHSKINTARGPRDRRMRLSLEVARKFFGLQDMLGYDKASKTVEWLLVQAKAEIKKLAREMKRTTCSASSTSDQSCEVVSGVDDQVAIYYNGNHHQQQPGRSVSQEKPSKEKKMIRQWRKCAFHPLARESREKARERARERTREKMRNRRGVDESKLCDLSPFETTGEESGTQSHSMKPSSWEVRPEINEQASSHVLNDDSLVIIGTWSPSVIFSSLNNTGISQEHQLADFQFFGKTWEA; from the exons atgtattccTCAAATAGTAACAATCCCATCTCCTCATCCTATTCTGACCAACCATTTTTCCAGCGGCCTTTTCTCAATGACATCACCTCCAGTACTAGCTCAAAGCAAGCAGACCCTTCTCCTTTATCCTTCTTCCCATTCCCCTCCCCCTTTGAAGACGATGACGTCTTCCTCCAACAGCTCCTTCACCCGCAATCCTTAACCGAAACTGAAGCCAACATGGTGGAATCCAACAAAAATCACATCAGTGGACAAACAGTACAGCTGGCTCAGCAGATCCCGAGAAAAAGATGTTCCAAGCGAGATCGGCACAGCAAGATTAACACTGCTCGAGGACCAAGGGATCGGAGAATGAGATTGTCGCTTGAAGTTGCCCGCAAGTTTTTCGGTCTCCAAGACATGCTAGGCTATGACAAGGCTAGCAAGACCGTTGAGTGGTTACTCGTTCAGGCGAAAGCTGAAATCAAGAAACTCGCGAGAGAAATGAAGCGCACTACTTGCAGTGCTTCTTCTACTTCTGATCAGTCGTGCGAGGTTGTTTCTGGCGTCGATGATCAGGTTGCAATTTATTATAATGGaaatcatcatcaacaacaacCTGGCCGCAGCGTTTCTCAAGAGAAGCCATCcaaggagaagaagatgattagGCAGTGGAGAAAATGTGCATTTCACCCTCTTGCAAGGGAGTCCAGGGAGAAAGCGAGAGAAAGGGCAAGGGAAAGGACAAGAGAAAAGATGAGGAATCGGAGGGGAGTAGATGAATCCAAATTATGTGATTTGAGTCCCTTTGAAACTACTGGGGAAGAATCTGGAACACAAAGCCATAGCATGAAACCTTCCAGCTGGGAGGTACGGCCGGAGATTAATGAACAAGCAAGCTCTCATGTACTTAACGATGATTCTTTAGTCATTATTGGAACTTGGAGCCCATCTGTGATCTTCAGTTCGCTCAACAACACTGGAATTTCCCAAGAG CATCAATTGGCAGACTTCCAATTCTTTGGCAAAACATGGGAGGCCTGA